A single genomic interval of Pyrus communis chromosome 7, drPyrComm1.1, whole genome shotgun sequence harbors:
- the LOC137738902 gene encoding protein PAF1 homolog encodes MASYRPFPPQSSFAPAPNQNPLPPAPPPPQQRGSQYNQNWGYNASSGGSSGGDGAVPAAPSSYPPNYNYQHSSYGPPRTQHPHPPPQYNYQPPPPPPPEPSYPQPPPPQAPPAAQNKMPLQPPQAPIYYQNSQYSQYSHQPIQPSQQPPPPPPPPLSPNSSVPPPPPPPGSPPPPPPQSKDSGVDRRSHDKGASREASVSRRREHGHLNHGVPPKQQKPPVPSVPVKKANGPPGRVETEEERRLRKKREFEKQRQEEKHRQQLKDSQNSVLQKTQMLSSGKGHGSIVGSRIGERRATPFLSGERTENRLKKPTTFVCKLKFRNELPDPSAQPKLMSLKKEKDQYTKYTITSLEKTYKPKLFVEPDLGIPLDLLDLSVYNPPPPSVRLPLAVEDEELLQDDVAVTPVKKDGIRRKERPTDKGVAWLVKTQYISPLSMESARQSLTEKQAKELREMKGRNILENLNDRERQIKEIEASFEACKSRPVHATNKNLYAEEVLPLLPDFDRYDDQFVLAAFDGAPTADSEIYSKLDQSGHDAYESRAIMKSYKVTGVDPANPEKFLAYMVPSPNELSKDPYDESEDVSYSWVREYHYDVRGDDVHDPTTYLVSFDDDEARYAPLPTKLVLRKKRSKEGKTSDEVEHFPAPARVTVRRRSTVASIELKDAGDYSTGSVSKLKARGYDVEDTLERPQKIARHQDMDEYSGGDDDLSD; translated from the exons ATGGCTTCATACAGGCCCTTCCCGCCCCAGTCGTCATTTGCGCCAGCACCGAATCAAAACCCTCTACCGCCAGCACCACCGCCACCGCAACAGCGAGGCAGTCAGTATAACCAGAATTGGGGTTATAATGCTAGTAGTGGTGGTTCTAGTGGCGGCGATGGGGCTGTGCCGGCGGCTCCTTCTTCGTATCCGCCAAATTACAATTACCAACATAGTAGTTATGGTCCTCCAAGAACTCAACACCCTCATCCACCACCACAATACAACTACCAACCACCGCCTCCGCCACCACCCGAGCCTTCATACCCACAGCCACCGCCCCCTCAAGCTCCTCCAGCAGCACAAAATAAAATGCCCTTACAGCCTCCACAAGCCCCTATATATTACCAGAATTCTCAGTATTCACAGTATAGTCACCAGCCAATCCAGCCTTCGCAGCAGCCACCGCCTCCTCCCCCACCACCTTTGTCCCCCAATTCCTCGGtgccaccaccacctcctccccCCGGTTCGCCTCCACCACCGCCTCCTCAAAGTAAGGACAGCGGGGTAGATAGGAGATCCCATGACAAAGGGGCTTCTAGGGAGGCATCAGTGTCCAGAAGGCGTGAACATGGGCATTTGAATCATGGGGTTCCTCCAAAACAGCAGAAGCCCCCAGTTCCTTCAGTGCCAGTGAAGAAAGCAAATGGGCCGCCAGGGAGAGTGGAAACAGAGGAAGAGAGGAGATTAAGGAAGAAGAGGGAGTTCGAAAAGCAAAGGCAAGAAGAGAAGCATAGGCAGCAGCTGAAGGATTCCCAAAACTCAGTTTTGCAGAAGACGCAAATGTTGTCTTCTGGCAAGGGACACGGATCCATTGTGGGGTCGCGAATTGGTGAAAGGAGAGCTACTCCATTCTTGAGTGGTGAGAGGACTGAAAATAGGCTAAAGAAGCCAACAACATTCGTGTGCAAGTTGAA atTCCGGAATGAACTTCCAGATCCTAGTGCACAGCCAAAGCTTATGTCtttgaagaaagagaaagatcA ATATACAAAATACACAATAACGTCATTGGAGAAAACATACAAGCCCAAGCTTTTTGTTGAACCAGATCTTGGGATTCCTCTTGACCTACTCGACCTCAGTGTATATAA TCCTCCTCCTCCAAGTGTTAGACTACCACTCGCTGTGGAAGATGAGGAATTATTGCAGGATGATGTTGCAGTGACCCCTGTGAAAAAGGATGGCATCAGGAGAAAAGAGCGGCCTACTGATAAAGGAGTTGCATGGCTGGTTAAAACCCAGTATATATCTCCTCTTAGCATGGAGTCTGCAAGACAG TCTTTAACTGAAAAACAAGCAAAAGAACTGCGGGAAATGAAGGGCCGCAACATTTTGGAAAACCTCAATGACAG GGAAAGACAAATCAAGGAAATTGAGGCATCATTTGAGGCCTGCAAGTCACGCCCTGTTCATGCAACCAACAAGAATTTGTACGCTGAAGAGGTTCTACCTCTGTTGCCTGATTTTGACCG GTACGACGACCAATTTGTCCTTGCAGCATTTGATGGTGCTCCTACTGCTGATTCAGAAATTTACAGCAAGTTGGACCAGTCTGGTCATGACGCTTATGAATCAAGA GCCATTATGAAAAGTTACAAAGTAACAGGTGTAGATCCAGCGAATCCTGAGAAATTTTTGGCTTACATGGTCCCTTCACCTAATGAG CTATCAAAAGATCCCTACGATGAATCTGAAGATGTTTCGTATTCTTGGGTTCGCGAGTATCATTATGAT GTAAGAGGTGATGATGTGCATGATCCCACTACGTACCTCGTTTcatttgatgatgatgaagcaCGCTATGCG CCCCTTCCCACAAAGCTTGTTTTAAGAAAAAAGAGGTCCAAAGAGGGAAAAACCAGTGATGAGGTTGAGCATTTTCCCGCACCTGCGAGAGTGACTGTTAGGCGGAGATCAACTGTTGCTTCAATCGAACTAAAGGATGCAGGG GATTATTCAACGGGATCTGTATCAAAATTGAAAGCAAGAGGCTATGATGTTGAAGATACCCTTGAAAGACCACAAAAGATTGCACGGCACCAAGATATGGACGAATATAGTGGTGGCGACGATGATTTATCTGATTAA